Genomic window (Methanoculleus thermophilus):
CCGGTGCGGGGATCCGTCCGCCGCGGTTGATGAAGTCGGCGCAGCCGAACCTGTTCACCGGCTGGATCGGTGCGCGGCCGAGAAGCCCCCCGAACTCGACGATATCGCCGACATTCTTCCCGATCACCGGGATCAGCCTGACAGCAGTGGTTTTATTGTTGATCATCCCGATCGCGGCCTCGTCCGCGATGATCCCGGATATCGTCGAGGCAGGTGTGTCGCCCGGGATCGCGATCATATCGAGGCCGACCGAGCATACGCAGGTCATCGCCTCGAGTTTCTCGAGCGTGAGGGCGCCTCGGTTCACCGCATCGATCATCCCCTGGTCCTCGCTGACCGGGATGAACGCACCCGAGAGTCCGCCGACAAAGGAACTTGCCATGATCCCGCCCTTCTTCACCTGGTCGGTCAGGAGGGCAAGCGCGGCCGTCGTCCCCGGTGCACCGGCCGATTCAAGCCCCATCTCCTCGAGGATCCCGGCGACGCTGTCCCCGACGGAGGGTGTCGGAGCGAGGGAGAGGTCGACGATCCCGAACGGGATCCCGAGCCGCCTCGAGGCCTCCAGGGCGACGAGCTGCCCGGCGCGGGTGACCTTGAAGGCCGTCTTCTTGACAGTCTCGCAGAGGACCTCGAAGTTTTCTCCCCGGACGCTCTCGAGCGCGTGCTTGATGACCCCCGGGCCGCTCACGCCGACGTTGATGACCGCGTCCGCCTCGGAGACCCCGTGAAACGCTCCCGCCATGAACGGGTTGTCGTCGGGGGCGTTGCAGAAGACGACCAGTTTCGTGCAGCCGATGGAGTTCTGCTCCTTCGTCGCCTCGGCCGTCTCCCGCACGATCTCCCCCATCAGTTTCACGGCGTCCATGTTGATCCCGGTCTTTGTCGAGCCGACGTTGACCGAGCTGCAGACCCTCTCGGTCGAGGCGAGGGCTGCCGGGATCGAGCGGATGAGGGCTTCATCGATCGGGGTCATGCCCTTCGAGACGATCGCCGAGTAACCCCCTATGAAGTTCACCCCTGTGTCCCGTGCAGCCCGATCGAGCGTCTTTGCGACCTCTACAAAGTCTTCCTGAGTCTCGCAGGCCCGCCCGCAGACCAGTGCGATGGGGGTCACGGCGATCCGCTTGTTCACGATCGGGATCCCGTACTCGATCTCGATCTCCCTCCCGGTCGAGACGAGGTCTCTTGCCAGCCGGGTGATCTTTTCGTATATATTCTGGTTTAGGGTGTCGAGATCGGCGTCGCAGCAGTCGAGGAGGCTGATGCCGAGCGTGATCGTCCGGACATCGAGCTTCTCCTGCTCGATCATCTGATTTGTCTCGTTCACCTCAAAGAACGTGACCATGGCGATACCTCAGATTCGGTGCATTTTCGTAAAGATCTCTTCCCGCTGGCACCGGATCTTGACCCCGATCGCATCGCCGAGTTCTTCGAGTTCGGTCACCATCTCGGCGTACGGTTTTGACGACCTGCTTGTATCGACGATCATCATCATATTGAAGTAGCCCTGGACGATCGTCTGCGAAATATCTTCGACATTGACCTGGTTATCGGCGAGGTAGGTGCAGACCTTCGCGATGATCCCGATGGCGTCCTTTCCGACGACAGTAATGATAGTCTTACTCATGCTCTTGCCCTGTTATGGTATTGGCTCTCCCCAGGGATTAATCCAGTTCTAACAATATGGAAGGAACTGGTCGGCCCTCCCTGAAACTGAGGAGGTATGGTTACTCCTTTGGGCCGACCACTCCTCGCATCCGAGATCATCACCTGACCGCCTGGGATTGCAGTTGCCATTTTGGGCCCCCCGATCCCCGGAGAATAGTCCAAATACGTTTGCAGCGGATCAGTATCTCGTATGGTATCCGGCATCGGAATAAAGGCGCGGGCATTTGCCGAACTGATACGGCTTGACCTGGCCTTTGGTGCCGGTTTCTTCCTCGTGGCCGGACTGGTCCTTGCCCTTGGAATGATGCCCCCGCCGGAGATGGCCCTTGCCGGTTTTATCATGCTCTTTTGCATTTCAGGGGCAGCAAATATCTCAAACGATTATTTCGACCGGGAAGTCGACC
Coding sequences:
- a CDS encoding PFL family protein; protein product: MVTFFEVNETNQMIEQEKLDVRTITLGISLLDCCDADLDTLNQNIYEKITRLARDLVSTGREIEIEYGIPIVNKRIAVTPIALVCGRACETQEDFVEVAKTLDRAARDTGVNFIGGYSAIVSKGMTPIDEALIRSIPAALASTERVCSSVNVGSTKTGINMDAVKLMGEIVRETAEATKEQNSIGCTKLVVFCNAPDDNPFMAGAFHGVSEADAVINVGVSGPGVIKHALESVRGENFEVLCETVKKTAFKVTRAGQLVALEASRRLGIPFGIVDLSLAPTPSVGDSVAGILEEMGLESAGAPGTTAALALLTDQVKKGGIMASSFVGGLSGAFIPVSEDQGMIDAVNRGALTLEKLEAMTCVCSVGLDMIAIPGDTPASTISGIIADEAAIGMINNKTTAVRLIPVIGKNVGDIVEFGGLLGRAPIQPVNRFGCADFINRGGRIPAPVHSFRN
- a CDS encoding ACT domain-containing protein, with amino-acid sequence MSKTIITVVGKDAIGIIAKVCTYLADNQVNVEDISQTIVQGYFNMMMIVDTSRSSKPYAEMVTELEELGDAIGVKIRCQREEIFTKMHRI